Part of the Polaribacter sp. Hel1_33_78 genome is shown below.
TTTCTTATCCATGGCAAAGCGAAAAATCCCCTGTTACTAGTTTTAGTGCATATTATGATGAAAATCATATCTATTTTCGTTTTGTTGCTTACGGTTCTAAACCTCTGGTTTATATAGAGGATAATAGCAAACTGGAAGTAATGCACTCTGAACGCGTAGAAATATTCTTTCGTAGTAATCAAAAAATGAGCCCTTATTACTGCTTAGAAATGGATCCGCATGGTCGTGTGCTTGATTACAGAGCTAATTTATATCGAAAATTTGACAGAGATTGGCAATGGCCTGAATCTTTATCGATTAAATCAAAAATTAATGAAGAAAACTATACAGTGGAAGGTAAAATAAGCTTGTCTATTCTTAATGAATTAGGTCTTATAAATAATAATAATATACAAATAGGATTATTTAGAGGTCATTGTACCAACTTGGTGGGCAAGGTCGCATTATTGAAATGGATTAGCTGGGTAGATTTTAAAACACAAGATGCAGATTTTCATGTACCGTCTGCATTTGGAATTCTTAAACTTTGTTAGTTTGGAAACTGAAGATAACTATGGCTATAAGTAATTGCTAATTATGGCCCACTACTGAAATTTCCTAAAGGTTTTCTGATAGGTGTGTTCTTGTAAATTTAATTACTAAAGTGCACAACTACTTATAGTCGAAACCGTCAATGAATCTTCAATTTTCATTAATTTTTTTCTTAAATGCACTATTCATATAGAAACCTATCTTTAGTATTTGTAGATAAATATTCTACTAATTCCCATTTAAAACCAGCACTATCATAATAATAAATTCTTTTTCTAAAAGTTCTTTTGAAGTGTCAATTCCTTTCTTATAACCAGCTTCTTTTAATTGTTTTTCAATGTTATCAATAGTATTCGCAATTAAACCAATATGGTTAAATCCATAATTTATATAGGTTTGATTTAGTTTTTTCGGTTCAGTTTCTAATGGAGATTCTTGTAAAGTAAAATAGAATTCTTTATTGCCATTGTGCATCTATCTTTTATCATTTATAGATTTTTGTTCATTTCTAATTTTAAAATCTGGAGGAACAATTTTACAGAAGTTTACAGCTGCATTAATGTATTGAACTGTAATATTTTAGTGTTCAATTTTTGTCATCATCATTTATCTTTTCAATTAATAGATACAATATGATTTGATGCAAACAGTGATTGTGATTTCTGCTATTTCTATTTGTCAATACTTTTTTTGTCATTCCTACTTTCGAAGGAATTGCGAACTGATAAAGATTAGTGAAAATTAGTGGAATTCGTGTTTTATTAGTTTTTAGGATATTTTGCTGCAATCTTATCTAAACTTAAATTATGAATACTACCAACATGTGAATGTTGTTTTCCTAAATCGGGTTTATACGTCCCTTCTTGAACCTGGCCTCCAATTTTTTGATATGCTTCTCGAAAAGACATGCCTCCAACCACTAAATTATTGATGCTATCGACTGTAAATAAGTATTGATATTTTTCATCATTCAAATCGATATCTTTTACAATGACTTGTTGAATAGCATAATTTAAAATGTCTAAAATATCTTTTACATCTTCAAAAGCACTGATAATATTTTCTTTTAATAATTGAAAATCTCTATGGTAACCTGATGGCAAATTATTGGTGATCATGACCATTTCTGTATGTAAAGCCTGAATTTTATTGCATTTTCCGCGAATCAATTCAAAAACATCAGGATTTTTCTTGTGTGGCATAATGCTACTTCCAGTAGTTAACGCATCAGGAAAAGAAATAAAATTAAAATTTTGACTCATATATAAACAAACGTCCATTGCAAATCGAGACATTGTATTACACAATCCGCCTAAAGCTGAAGCAATAGAACGCTCACTTTTTCCTCTACTTAATTGAGCTGCAACAACATTATATTTTAAAGTAGCAAAATCTAATTCTTTCGTCGTTAATTCTCTGTCGATAGGGAAGGAACTTCCATAACCGGCAGCAGAGCCTAAGGGATTTTGATCTACAATTTTAGAGACTGCATTTAGCATATATACGTCATCAATTAGTAATTCTGCATACGCAGAAAACCACAATCCAAAGGAGGATGGCATTGCTACTTGCAAATGGGTATAACCAGGTAATAAACTTTCTTTGTGTATTTCTGCTAAACCTATAAGTGTATTAAAAAGTGTTTTTGTTTTATCATTTATAATCGCTAAATTTTCTTTATAGTACAGTTGCAACGACACTAAAACTTGATCGTTTCTTGAACGAGCAGTGTGAATTTTCTTACCAACCTCACCTAATTTATCGGTCAGTTCCCATTCAATTTTAGAATGTACATCTTCAAAAGAAGGTTCAATTACAAATGTTCCGTTTTCTATATCTGAAGCTAATTTTTGCAAACCTCTTTTAAGATCTGATAACTCATTTGCAGTAATTATTCCAATAGATTCTAACATTATTGCATGTGCTAAAGAAGCTTGTACGTCATATTTTGCAATATGAATGTCAATTTCTCTATCATTGCCAACTGTAAAATTTTCTATTTGTTTGTCTATTGAAAATCCTTTATCCCAAAGTTTCATATTTCTTTTTTTGTAATTAAACGATTACTTTATTTAATAATTCTACGTAAATCTGTATTCCTTCTTGAATTTCAGCTAAGTAGATAAATTCATTGGCAGAATGAGAACGAGTGCTATCTCCAGGTCCTAATTTTAAAGATTGGCAACTTAAAGCAGATTGATCTGATAAAGTTGGTGATCCATAAGTTTCTCTACCCATTGCAATTCCTGCTTTCACCAAATTATGATTTAAAGAAATAGAGGAGGAGTTTAATCGTAAACTTCTTGGAGCTATTTTACTGCAAGGAGATTGTTCTTGTAAAATATTATCAATTTCTTGATTAGAATAGGCATCATTTACGCGAACATCAATCACTAAATCTACGTGACCAGGAACTACATTATGTTGTGAACCAGCATTTATTTGAGTTACTGTCATTTTTACATCACCTAAAGCATCTGAAGATTTATCAAACTTAAAATCTTTAAACCATTGCAAAACTTCAATGGTATTATAAATTGAATTATTATCATTTGGATGAGCTGCATGACTTGGAGTACCGTCTATAACTGCATCAAAAACAACTAAACCTTTTTCTGCAACTGCAAGATTCATTAAAGTTGGCTCACCAATAATAGCCACATCTATATGTGGAATGATTGGTAACATAGAGTTTAAACCATTTTGTCCACTGTTTTCTTCTTCAGCTGATGCTACAATTACCAAATTGTATTTTAGATTTTCAACATCATAAAATTTTGTAAAAGTTGCCATTAAAGAAACCAAACAACCACCTGCATCATTACTTCCTAAACCAAATAATTTTCCATCTTTTACAAAGGCCTCAAAAGGATCGTTTGTGTATTTTGAATTTGGACGAACAGTATCATGATGAGAGTTTAATAATAATGTTGGTTTACTTTCATCAAAATATTTATTTGTCGCCCAAA
Proteins encoded:
- a CDS encoding sugar-binding protein gives rise to the protein MKKFLIKKLIDFTSWEKVTKLDDFSYPWQSEKSPVTSFSAYYDENHIYFRFVAYGSKPLVYIEDNSKLEVMHSERVEIFFRSNQKMSPYYCLEMDPHGRVLDYRANLYRKFDRDWQWPESLSIKSKINEENYTVEGKISLSILNELGLINNNNIQIGLFRGHCTNLVGKVALLKWISWVDFKTQDADFHVPSAFGILKLC
- the argH gene encoding argininosuccinate lyase translates to MKLWDKGFSIDKQIENFTVGNDREIDIHIAKYDVQASLAHAIMLESIGIITANELSDLKRGLQKLASDIENGTFVIEPSFEDVHSKIEWELTDKLGEVGKKIHTARSRNDQVLVSLQLYYKENLAIINDKTKTLFNTLIGLAEIHKESLLPGYTHLQVAMPSSFGLWFSAYAELLIDDVYMLNAVSKIVDQNPLGSAAGYGSSFPIDRELTTKELDFATLKYNVVAAQLSRGKSERSIASALGGLCNTMSRFAMDVCLYMSQNFNFISFPDALTTGSSIMPHKKNPDVFELIRGKCNKIQALHTEMVMITNNLPSGYHRDFQLLKENIISAFEDVKDILDILNYAIQQVIVKDIDLNDEKYQYLFTVDSINNLVVGGMSFREAYQKIGGQVQEGTYKPDLGKQHSHVGSIHNLSLDKIAAKYPKN
- a CDS encoding M20 family metallo-hydrolase → MGIEKLTENAISLLKKLIETQSFSEEEENTALLIEGWFSEYQISFKRTKNNIWATNKYFDESKPTLLLNSHHDTVRPNSKYTNDPFEAFVKDGKLFGLGSNDAGGCLVSLMATFTKFYDVENLKYNLVIVASAEEENSGQNGLNSMLPIIPHIDVAIIGEPTLMNLAVAEKGLVVFDAVIDGTPSHAAHPNDNNSIYNTIEVLQWFKDFKFDKSSDALGDVKMTVTQINAGSQHNVVPGHVDLVIDVRVNDAYSNQEIDNILQEQSPCSKIAPRSLRLNSSSISLNHNLVKAGIAMGRETYGSPTLSDQSALSCQSLKLGPGDSTRSHSANEFIYLAEIQEGIQIYVELLNKVIV